The Cucumis melo cultivar AY chromosome 5, USDA_Cmelo_AY_1.0, whole genome shotgun sequence genome has a segment encoding these proteins:
- the LOC127149604 gene encoding uncharacterized protein LOC127149604, translated as MGLLCEQPSSFCPLNFSLLLEVSFLLLGVFLTVLSFSWLIRQTLHTVVRQWVPIVYGREHVIAEIPCLLFSVWLFKGIKTPPISAIYLLGRIGHHRRYVYVIFLPFFSSISSIM; from the exons ATGGGTCTTCTATGTGAACAACCATCTTCCTTTTGTCCCTTGAATTTTTCCTTGCTGCTCGAGGTTTCCTTTTTGTTGCTCGGTGTTTTCCTTACCGTTTTGAGTTTTTCTTGGCTGATAAGACAGACACTCCATACCGTTGTGCGGCAATGGGTGCCTATCGTGTatggtagggag CATGTTATTGCAGAGATTCCCTGTCTTCTTTTTTCCGTGTGGCTATTCAAAGGCATCAAAACTCCACCCATTTCTGCCATCTACCTTCTAG GTCGTATTGGTCATCATAGAAGGTATGTATACGTAATATTTCTTCcattcttttcttccatatctTCTATTATGTAG